The following proteins come from a genomic window of Alosa sapidissima isolate fAloSap1 chromosome 22, fAloSap1.pri, whole genome shotgun sequence:
- the epas1a gene encoding endothelial PAS domain-containing protein 1 isoform X2, with protein sequence MTAVESKRPLSDRRKERSREAARSRRSKETELFVQLAEQLPLPESVRCHLDKASVMRLALSYLRTRRLLSAGYPTKHVGDGRQENQLSLQSLEAFLLVITSAGDMIYVTDNISKFMGLSQVDLIGHSIYDFTHPCDHGEIHENLSIRGSSFGLKCGGSLTERDFFLRMKCTVTNRGRTVNLKSANWKVLHCTGHLKLSSYSSTFSAECPALVCAMLLCEPIPQPPRPDTPVGSHMFISQHSLDMRFITCDNRVIKLLGYQPDELSKRSVYDLYHPLDATNMARSHRICGEWALPAAGQVGRLRVGGDSGHSAPRQPQQPVPRRMPQHGPEQHRGALGRFFF encoded by the exons ATGACAGCTGTGGAGTCAAAGAG GCCCCTCTCAGACCGCCGCAAGGAGAGGTCTCGTGAGGCAGCACGCTCTCGCCGCAGTAAGGAGACGGAGCTCTTCGTTCAGCTGGCCGAGCAGTTGCCCCTACCGGAGAGTGTCAGATGCCACCTGGACAAAGCCTCCGTCATGAGACTGGCCCTCAGCTACCTGCGTACTCGTAGACTCCtcagtgcag GGTACCCTACCAAACACGTAGGAGATGGCAGACAGGAGAATCAGCTCTCGCTGCAGTCCCTGGAGGCATTTCTTCTGGTGATAACGTCAGCTGGTGACATGATCTATGTCACAGACAACATCAGCAAGTTCATGGGCCTGTCTCAG gTGGATCTAATAGGACATAGTATCTATGACTTTACACACCCCTGTGACCATGGTGAAATTCATGAAAACCTCAGTATTAGAG GGTCTTCTTTTGGCCTGAAGTGCGGGGGAagtctgacagagagagatttcTTTCTAAGGATGAAGTGTACTGTGACAAACAGAGGACGCACTGTCAATTTGAAATCAGCCAATTGGAAG GTATTACACTGCACAGGGCATCTGAAGTTGTCCAGTTACAGTTCCACCTTCTCTGCTGAGTGTCCAGCGCTAGTGTGCGCGATGCTCCTGTGTGAGCCGATCCCTCAGCCGCCCAGACCAGACACGCCGGTCGGCAGCCACATGTTCATCAGCCAGCACAGCTTGGACATGAGATTCATCACCTGCGACAACAG agtaATCAAATTGTTGGGGTACCAACCAGATGAACTTTCTAAACGCTCAGTGTATGACCTCTACCATCCCCTGGATGCTACAAACATGGCCAGAAGCCATCGGATCT GTGGTGAGTGGGCCCTACCGGCTGCTGGCCAAGTGGGGAGGCTTCGTGTGGGTGGAGACTCAGGCCACAGTGCGCCCCGTCAGCCCCAACAACCAGTCCCACGTCGTATGCCTCAACACGGTCCTGAG